The following proteins are co-located in the Armatimonadota bacterium genome:
- a CDS encoding PD40 domain-containing protein, translating into MITALALASLAHIQPATCSCHAFLPQVELLPALGIVPDPTHEDLPNNPAEPNLVNVRQLTFGGQNAEAYWNVDGTKIVYQSRQPNFPDEQIFTMNPDGSEKTLVSTGLGRCSCSYFSPDGKWIYFSSTHEFNRGAQEHPDMSKGYVWVVNPWFTLYRSPAVWTGDGPRPVERVLRRFGYIAETTIAPNGQYMTFTGGFDGDLDIYRADLDGGNVRRLTDEVGYDGGPFVSWDSKKIVFRRDLIESKEELHDYQELFKQNMVRPGKLEIWIMNADGSGKKQLTNLKSASFAPFMHPNGKTIVFSSNYGDPKGREFDIFAIDANGKNLRQITKTPEFDGFPMFSRDGKKLIFASNRNGKVKGETNIFVCDWKD; encoded by the coding sequence ATGATCACTGCTCTCGCTCTCGCTTCGCTCGCGCATATCCAGCCAGCAACGTGCAGTTGCCACGCGTTTCTCCCCCAAGTAGAACTGTTGCCAGCGCTAGGGATTGTGCCAGATCCGACACACGAAGACCTCCCGAACAACCCTGCCGAACCGAACCTGGTCAATGTACGGCAGCTGACTTTTGGCGGGCAAAATGCCGAGGCGTACTGGAATGTGGATGGCACCAAGATCGTCTATCAATCGCGCCAGCCGAACTTCCCGGACGAACAGATTTTCACCATGAACCCCGACGGTTCCGAGAAGACGCTCGTGAGCACTGGGCTCGGGCGATGCTCCTGTAGCTACTTCTCTCCCGATGGAAAATGGATCTATTTCAGCTCGACTCACGAGTTCAATCGTGGTGCACAAGAGCACCCAGACATGAGCAAGGGCTATGTTTGGGTTGTGAATCCTTGGTTCACGTTGTACCGCTCGCCGGCAGTTTGGACTGGCGACGGGCCACGTCCGGTTGAGAGAGTTCTGCGCCGATTTGGCTACATCGCCGAGACCACAATTGCGCCCAACGGCCAGTACATGACGTTCACTGGCGGGTTCGATGGCGACCTCGATATTTACCGCGCCGATCTGGATGGTGGCAACGTTCGCCGACTGACCGACGAAGTCGGCTATGACGGTGGACCATTTGTAAGCTGGGATAGTAAGAAGATCGTTTTTCGCCGCGATCTGATCGAGAGCAAAGAAGAATTGCACGATTATCAGGAGCTCTTTAAGCAGAATATGGTCCGCCCTGGCAAGCTCGAAATCTGGATCATGAACGCAGACGGATCGGGCAAGAAGCAGCTGACCAATCTAAAATCGGCTTCGTTTGCCCCGTTCATGCACCCGAACGGAAAGACGATTGTTTTCAGTTCGAACTACGGTGACCCGAAGGGAAGGGAGTTCGACATCTTCGCGATCGATGCGAACGGAAAGAACTTGCGACAAATCACCAAGACACCGGAGTTTGATGGCTTCCCGATGTTCTCAAGAGACGGCAAGAAGCTGATTTTTGCCTCGAATCGCAACGGCAAGGTGAAGGGCGAAACCAACATCTTTGTCTGCGATTGGAAGGACTAG
- a CDS encoding OmpA family protein, with protein sequence MFLDQLTKEVAQHFGIGANAGPAINALLTHIATDYSGGYRGLIEDLQARGYDEMVRSWIGYGPNQAISEETIFDLFGASWLESAGDQCGIHRDTFAEICAFTLPQIIDQLSINADIPASIPAWATGYFTSTHTHTAKPVDSTKKPVVRPRSEPVRHREPLPTHAAVEIDSNEMPVTSPDTRIAARPVKSGSDFWLIARTPLVLATIVGLVGYFSVSRPNRAPVASPSAVASTNGSTQEPRETAVASATATSALEPSALTLMNKRGEISFTGIVKETNDKERLQKILTDSGAKRGDLEVDMGVGDQKWSKYLRAIIADYLKPGLELQFVGNTLMIVGEMPQSEFESLQNLVAEDMTVVVYDPEEVARTNNSRAYEALDRLVRKKETTPAQLIAGLNLQTINFKVGSAEIPDFNRKILSLAAELMDYVKPRSTLVVIGHSDSTGNPESNKALSLKRAQAVVDFLKRLGVEDSEVRAEGMGADKPIASNETEFGRFQNRRIEFDVESFSPAKSE encoded by the coding sequence ATGTTTTTAGATCAGCTTACAAAGGAGGTTGCCCAGCACTTTGGAATCGGTGCTAATGCCGGACCAGCAATCAATGCATTGCTTACCCACATTGCGACCGACTATTCCGGCGGATATCGCGGGCTGATTGAAGACCTCCAGGCTCGCGGCTATGACGAAATGGTTCGGAGTTGGATCGGTTATGGCCCCAATCAAGCGATCTCTGAGGAGACGATTTTCGACCTTTTTGGTGCCAGCTGGCTGGAATCTGCGGGGGATCAATGCGGGATTCATCGGGACACATTCGCTGAGATTTGCGCTTTTACCTTGCCTCAAATCATCGATCAACTTTCGATCAATGCGGACATCCCCGCGAGCATTCCTGCTTGGGCGACGGGCTATTTTACGAGCACGCACACTCACACGGCCAAGCCTGTGGATTCCACGAAGAAGCCGGTCGTCCGGCCAAGAAGTGAGCCGGTGCGTCACCGGGAACCACTACCAACCCACGCTGCAGTCGAGATCGATTCTAACGAAATGCCCGTGACTTCGCCGGATACTCGGATCGCGGCCAGACCGGTGAAGAGCGGCTCTGATTTTTGGCTCATTGCGCGAACGCCGCTCGTACTCGCAACGATCGTCGGGCTGGTTGGATACTTTTCGGTGAGCCGGCCAAATCGTGCGCCGGTTGCTTCGCCATCGGCGGTTGCTTCCACGAACGGATCAACGCAGGAACCGAGAGAAACCGCGGTCGCATCTGCTACTGCAACTTCTGCCTTGGAACCGTCTGCGCTGACTTTGATGAACAAGCGCGGTGAAATCTCCTTCACCGGAATCGTCAAAGAAACGAATGATAAGGAACGCTTACAAAAAATCCTGACTGACTCAGGTGCAAAGCGGGGCGATCTGGAAGTAGATATGGGCGTCGGGGATCAGAAATGGTCGAAGTACCTTCGAGCCATCATCGCGGATTACCTTAAACCCGGGCTAGAACTGCAATTTGTTGGCAACACGTTGATGATCGTCGGAGAGATGCCTCAATCGGAATTTGAATCCCTTCAAAATCTTGTGGCAGAAGACATGACGGTCGTGGTTTACGACCCTGAGGAAGTAGCTCGAACTAATAATTCTCGCGCATACGAAGCCTTGGACCGACTGGTGAGGAAGAAAGAGACTACTCCGGCCCAATTGATTGCTGGGTTGAACTTGCAGACGATCAACTTCAAGGTTGGCAGCGCAGAAATTCCCGATTTCAATCGCAAAATCCTCTCGCTTGCGGCGGAATTGATGGACTACGTCAAGCCAAGATCCACTCTGGTTGTGATCGGGCACAGCGATTCAACCGGAAATCCGGAGTCCAATAAGGCTTTGAGTTTGAAGCGAGCGCAAGCAGTGGTCGACTTCTTGAAACGACTTGGTGTTGAAGACTCTGAGGTCAGAGCCGAGGGCATGGGCGCCGACAAACCGATCGCGTCTAATGAGACCGAGTTCGGACGATTCCAAAATCGCCGGATTGAGTTTGACGTTGAATCATTCTCCCCAGCGAAGTCAGAATAG
- a CDS encoding amidinotransferase produces MLASRVLMVRPDHFGFHAEAGETNAFQTTGRTDRVVAEFDGLVAELRANGIRVEVVSPRSNSPDSVFPNNWLATFEEGRAVLFPMATALRRQEVDRLLVSDLGYANVTDWTERAERGVFLEGTGSLVLDRWNHTAFLCRSPRSDERLAAEICSQFSPNYDLVAFDAVDQEGVPIYHTNVMLSVGRSYAVVCTESMPDASILVDRLVEKQIIEISIEQMNHFCGNILQLNGPILVMSSRAIDAFTDQQKKQLENHGKIVSADLEQIENVGGGSARCMIAELF; encoded by the coding sequence TTGCTGGCTAGCCGTGTGCTGATGGTCCGCCCAGACCACTTCGGATTTCATGCCGAAGCTGGAGAAACTAACGCGTTCCAGACGACTGGGCGAACGGATCGTGTGGTCGCCGAGTTCGATGGTCTCGTCGCGGAATTGCGGGCAAACGGTATTCGCGTGGAAGTCGTTTCCCCGCGCTCCAACTCACCGGATTCGGTGTTTCCGAACAACTGGTTGGCGACTTTTGAGGAAGGACGTGCCGTACTCTTTCCTATGGCGACGGCATTGCGCCGACAAGAAGTCGATCGACTGCTGGTGAGTGATTTAGGATATGCCAATGTCACAGATTGGACGGAGCGCGCCGAGCGAGGTGTGTTCTTAGAAGGCACCGGGAGTTTGGTGCTGGACCGGTGGAATCACACGGCGTTTCTGTGCCGCTCGCCGAGGTCAGATGAAAGATTGGCGGCGGAAATTTGTTCGCAATTTTCTCCGAATTATGACTTGGTCGCTTTTGATGCCGTCGACCAAGAGGGAGTTCCGATCTATCACACGAACGTGATGCTTTCGGTGGGTAGAAGTTATGCCGTGGTTTGCACCGAGAGCATGCCGGATGCTTCAATCTTAGTTGACCGACTCGTTGAAAAACAGATCATTGAGATATCTATCGAGCAGATGAATCATTTTTGCGGGAATATTTTGCAATTAAACGGTCCGATACTGGTCATGTCGTCCCGAGCGATAGATGCGTTCACGGATCAACAGAAAAAACAGCTAGAAAATCACGGAAAAATAGTTTCTGCCGACCTGGAGCAGATCGAAAATGTCGGCGGTGGATCCGCGCGGTGCATGATCGCCGAGCTATTCTGA
- a CDS encoding M48 family metalloprotease, translating to MRLIAKRLVCVLLAFALTTFAFAKVVESFDWLVRGSQHKWLDTLQDEFGTPNTEMPEGMAVVAIELGGDRMQVLVVGPVSGNARKYAEAIDQWRQRIGLKGDVLFSQENDCAAATYSFQTNKLWATSTDIRVNLRALFQYLTPLEKSVSLTLRVRQTSKIDGLPDPNYTSTSGIRYWKFEQADTAPTEVTARITAGPNDGIFAMIWLGFMPVVNWILAPLSWFVSVRFGSNIREKREAYRKALMYGVFGSIVFHAIWSMFVLFNRTFDPIAQVWFAERFSAVAIPVVLLGLPIGIFPLFLLSKWEKKLFGPAEDEVVIDAPKVIESIDPEGEKQHKKLKLWASVGCIVAAIPFYTMRSWLPKDVLFREYGSMIGIFVLIMLPRLIHSRLDQKRAKVVDASSKVIELEARLQSRGSEVNKLMNSSAKFRIGTSADIGVGAFAGTGGLVTISANLVELLSDEELDFILAHEVAHIQLSHPRNRILISFVPVVLTLPIAIFLFSTKNSRGVAVAMLVTCLLMLLSLPLRSRLNKKQEFQCDQLALAALRTKDAAKSALKKSTAASTMPGVHSIDSETHPSIQRRLKAIDEIAI from the coding sequence ATGCGTTTGATCGCAAAGCGTCTTGTTTGTGTCTTGCTGGCATTTGCGCTGACTACATTTGCCTTTGCCAAGGTGGTCGAGAGTTTTGATTGGCTAGTTAGAGGCTCGCAGCATAAGTGGCTGGACACCTTGCAGGACGAGTTTGGGACGCCAAACACCGAAATGCCCGAGGGAATGGCGGTTGTAGCAATTGAACTGGGCGGTGACCGCATGCAGGTGCTGGTCGTAGGCCCAGTGAGTGGTAACGCAAGAAAATATGCCGAAGCAATTGATCAGTGGCGACAACGAATCGGGCTGAAAGGCGATGTATTGTTCTCCCAAGAAAACGACTGTGCGGCGGCAACGTATTCATTCCAAACCAACAAGCTTTGGGCAACTTCGACAGATATTCGCGTTAACTTGAGAGCGCTCTTCCAATATCTGACCCCATTGGAGAAATCAGTTTCTTTGACCTTGCGAGTTCGGCAGACTTCAAAAATTGATGGCCTGCCGGATCCTAATTACACGTCAACCAGCGGAATAAGATACTGGAAATTTGAGCAGGCAGACACCGCGCCAACGGAGGTTACGGCAAGAATCACCGCCGGACCAAACGATGGAATCTTCGCGATGATCTGGCTCGGATTCATGCCTGTTGTTAACTGGATTCTAGCGCCCCTCTCATGGTTCGTAAGCGTCCGATTTGGGTCCAATATTCGAGAAAAGAGAGAGGCCTATCGCAAAGCACTGATGTATGGGGTTTTTGGATCGATTGTTTTCCATGCGATTTGGTCGATGTTCGTTCTGTTCAATCGCACTTTCGACCCTATCGCACAGGTGTGGTTCGCGGAGCGATTCAGTGCTGTCGCTATTCCTGTGGTACTGCTCGGTTTACCCATTGGTATTTTCCCACTCTTTTTGTTGTCAAAGTGGGAGAAGAAGCTATTTGGTCCTGCGGAAGATGAAGTCGTCATCGATGCGCCAAAGGTAATAGAGTCCATTGATCCTGAGGGCGAAAAACAGCATAAGAAGCTCAAACTTTGGGCCAGTGTCGGTTGCATCGTTGCGGCAATTCCCTTTTACACCATGCGCTCATGGCTTCCGAAAGATGTGTTATTTCGAGAGTACGGGTCTATGATCGGAATATTTGTTCTGATTATGCTGCCAAGACTAATACATTCGCGACTCGATCAAAAGCGAGCGAAAGTAGTCGATGCGAGTTCAAAAGTTATTGAACTTGAGGCGAGGCTTCAGTCAAGAGGAAGTGAAGTGAACAAGCTCATGAACTCATCGGCGAAATTCCGAATTGGCACTTCGGCAGACATCGGAGTGGGAGCATTTGCCGGAACTGGCGGTTTAGTCACAATCAGCGCAAACCTCGTGGAATTGCTCTCCGATGAAGAACTTGACTTTATTCTTGCGCATGAAGTGGCGCATATACAGCTGAGTCATCCTCGTAATCGGATTCTTATCAGCTTTGTACCTGTCGTGCTTACGTTACCTATAGCAATCTTTTTGTTTTCCACAAAAAACTCCAGGGGTGTCGCAGTTGCAATGCTGGTAACCTGCCTTCTCATGTTGCTTTCGCTTCCGTTGAGGTCTCGCCTTAATAAGAAGCAAGAGTTTCAATGCGATCAATTGGCACTAGCAGCACTTAGAACCAAAGATGCTGCTAAGTCCGCACTGAAAAAATCTACTGCCGCGTCAACGATGCCTGGAGTGCATTCGATCGATTCAGAAACCCACCCATCAATCCAACGAAGGCTTAAGGCCATTGATGAGATCGCTATCTAG
- a CDS encoding alpha/beta hydrolase has product MRIPESLIVGLRDVPKPESTEEAFRLFCLPVRTQPLKREQELLADAREFKIQCHGQEIVVNEWGTGDPILFVHGWGGRGTQFSNLISATVEQGFSAVAFDGPGHGRSEGEFCTGLLMAEIVGELSQKYGLFAAIVCHSFGAIGVNVAMSRGTQAAKVVYLAPLIDIVLRCDQFAAAAGMSNEETREFWKLIDAEFGEGTLSRLSGDALAPGFEMPALVIHDPEDNDIWPEEILRFVENHPNAEFVAPEGVGHLRILRDRAIHQKVCEFLFGNNTGV; this is encoded by the coding sequence GTGCGGATTCCAGAATCCCTGATCGTCGGCCTGCGCGATGTGCCCAAACCGGAATCCACCGAAGAAGCGTTTCGCCTGTTTTGCCTTCCGGTGAGAACCCAGCCCCTCAAACGCGAGCAAGAGCTGTTGGCGGACGCCCGAGAATTCAAGATTCAGTGTCACGGGCAAGAGATCGTGGTGAACGAGTGGGGCACTGGTGATCCGATCCTGTTTGTCCACGGTTGGGGCGGCCGAGGCACTCAGTTTTCGAACCTGATTTCGGCGACGGTTGAGCAAGGATTCTCAGCAGTGGCGTTCGACGGGCCGGGCCACGGCAGGAGCGAAGGCGAGTTTTGCACGGGGCTGTTGATGGCCGAAATCGTGGGAGAACTGAGCCAGAAGTACGGCCTATTTGCCGCGATTGTGTGCCACAGCTTTGGGGCGATCGGGGTGAATGTGGCGATGTCGCGCGGCACCCAAGCGGCCAAAGTGGTTTATCTCGCTCCTCTGATTGATATCGTGCTGCGATGCGACCAGTTCGCCGCCGCAGCTGGGATGTCGAACGAAGAGACTCGGGAATTCTGGAAGCTGATCGACGCCGAATTTGGCGAAGGAACTCTTTCGAGGCTATCCGGCGATGCGTTAGCCCCCGGATTTGAGATGCCTGCTCTGGTGATCCACGATCCGGAGGACAACGACATCTGGCCGGAGGAGATTCTCCGATTTGTCGAAAACCACCCCAACGCGGAGTTTGTAGCTCCCGAGGGAGTCGGGCACCTTCGCATCCTACGCGACCGAGCGATTCATCAAAAAGTTTGCGAGTTCCTTTTTGGCAATAACACGGGCGTATAG
- a CDS encoding polysaccharide biosynthesis protein translates to MALKTTFTRFVRAAAQLVPDLAWVNIALAASLWIAADQVWNPIVESEFFSMAPSVNLAALVVLTWRGIHRIQARYLGLYDQLNLAIASSILTAFAAVRYSFPESINNLGFLLLFGFNVFAGLTATRVAMRMWNWRISPLNSKRTGERKVRTLIVGAGDAGEFVLRELGRANERNRIVMGFVDDDPAKRNLIIQGVRVLGNVAEIPMLTDNLNIDEILICIPSAQGDTMRRISDICIKTNVRVRTLPSVAGLLNGHWNTAKNLREIDVEDLLRREPAEVDPNVVASITTGESVLVTGGGGSIGSELSRQVARLSPARLTILGKGENSLYEIEQELVQTSALAPSCVVADVRNQDSMEYAFQKFRPTVVFHAAAHKHVPLMQSNPIEAIRNNVFGTKCAVTTSIKHGVNRFVLISTDKAVNPTSVMGATKRVAEMIVGAYANTSDTKFAVVRFGNVLGSRGSLIPLLKNQIARGGPVRITHPDMTRYFMTIPEAVQLILQAGAQGDRGEVFILDMGDPVKIIDLAYDLIRLHGLAPHEDIEVKFVGPRPGEKLHEELTYGKEELVPTQHPKINMAHTSPVDLPWLLGELEQLSELCEQGDQDAAQQFLMELAWGKHNLMPDSWDKLRAA, encoded by the coding sequence TTGGCATTGAAAACCACTTTCACTCGATTCGTTCGCGCCGCTGCGCAATTGGTCCCAGATTTGGCATGGGTCAATATCGCCTTGGCGGCCTCCCTTTGGATCGCCGCCGATCAAGTCTGGAATCCAATCGTCGAATCGGAATTCTTCAGCATGGCGCCAAGCGTTAATCTTGCCGCGCTCGTCGTGCTGACCTGGAGAGGAATCCACCGAATCCAAGCCCGATACCTCGGACTGTACGACCAGCTCAATCTCGCGATCGCCTCCAGCATCCTCACCGCCTTCGCCGCCGTCCGCTACTCCTTCCCAGAATCGATCAACAATCTCGGATTCTTACTTCTGTTTGGATTCAACGTTTTCGCCGGACTCACCGCCACTCGCGTTGCGATGCGAATGTGGAATTGGCGCATCTCTCCGCTCAATTCCAAGCGCACCGGTGAACGCAAGGTCCGAACGCTCATCGTTGGTGCCGGAGATGCCGGTGAATTCGTCTTGCGCGAACTCGGAAGAGCAAACGAACGAAATCGAATTGTCATGGGGTTCGTCGACGACGACCCTGCCAAGAGGAACCTGATCATCCAAGGGGTTCGCGTGCTAGGGAACGTCGCCGAAATCCCGATGCTCACCGATAACCTGAACATCGACGAGATTCTCATCTGCATCCCAAGCGCGCAAGGCGACACCATGCGCCGGATCAGCGATATCTGTATCAAAACCAACGTCCGAGTCCGAACCCTGCCAAGCGTCGCCGGATTGCTCAACGGACATTGGAATACCGCCAAGAACTTGCGCGAAATCGACGTCGAAGACCTCCTTCGCCGAGAACCTGCCGAAGTCGATCCAAACGTCGTGGCCAGCATCACCACCGGCGAATCGGTGCTCGTCACCGGAGGTGGAGGATCTATCGGTTCGGAACTCTCTCGCCAGGTCGCACGGCTCAGTCCAGCGCGACTGACCATCCTCGGCAAGGGCGAAAACAGCCTTTACGAAATCGAACAAGAACTCGTCCAGACTTCAGCGCTCGCACCAAGCTGCGTCGTCGCTGATGTGCGAAACCAGGATTCGATGGAATACGCGTTCCAAAAATTCCGCCCGACCGTCGTCTTCCACGCCGCGGCCCACAAGCACGTCCCGCTCATGCAATCGAACCCGATCGAAGCGATTCGAAACAACGTCTTCGGAACCAAGTGCGCGGTCACCACATCCATCAAACACGGCGTCAATCGCTTCGTTCTGATCTCGACCGACAAAGCGGTGAATCCGACTAGCGTAATGGGAGCCACCAAGCGCGTGGCAGAAATGATCGTCGGCGCCTATGCCAACACCAGCGATACCAAATTCGCTGTGGTTCGGTTTGGCAACGTCTTAGGTTCTCGTGGGTCGCTGATTCCGCTTCTCAAGAATCAAATCGCGCGGGGAGGGCCAGTGCGCATCACCCACCCAGACATGACGCGCTACTTCATGACGATCCCAGAAGCGGTTCAGCTGATTTTGCAAGCGGGAGCGCAAGGCGATCGTGGGGAAGTGTTCATTCTAGATATGGGCGATCCGGTCAAGATCATCGACCTCGCCTACGACCTCATTCGGCTTCACGGCCTGGCGCCGCACGAGGATATCGAGGTCAAATTCGTGGGGCCACGCCCAGGCGAAAAGCTGCACGAAGAGCTGACCTACGGCAAAGAGGAATTGGTGCCCACTCAGCATCCAAAGATCAACATGGCGCACACGTCGCCCGTGGATTTGCCTTGGCTCCTCGGCGAGTTGGAACAACTCTCCGAGCTGTGTGAGCAAGGGGATCAGGACGCGGCGCAGCAGTTCTTGATGGAGCTCGCCTGGGGCAAGCACAACCTCATGCCAGACAGTTGGGACAAACTCCGAGCGGCTTAG
- a CDS encoding PEP-CTERM sorting domain-containing protein (PEP-CTERM proteins occur, often in large numbers, in the proteomes of bacteria that also encode an exosortase, a predicted intramembrane cysteine proteinase. The presence of a PEP-CTERM domain at a protein's C-terminus predicts cleavage within the sorting domain, followed by covalent anchoring to some some component of the (usually Gram-negative) cell surface. Many PEP-CTERM proteins exhibit an unusual sequence composition that includes large numbers of potential glycosylation sites. Expression of one such protein has been shown restore the ability of a bacterium to form floc, a type of biofilm.), producing MREVALPGESAVYISGINNAGQMSAKGQTSQGVYRVNTNGQVEFAPQSVHQHQYFNTGGINEAGDVVVYGNPLPGSGRTKMSYWTPGVGMSDLLVEDNGQNYEFQSYAMNSSHMAVGRAEYGGPDNSNGTIGKAMYYSPSSSALLDPGYWDGYNLARDIDEAGTIVGCVNFNPIRWNPDGSYTTIAVAGHFGVASSINSSGMISGVISNSTRRFLAIWNASGQLVQKIDIGNRRTVANPLSELSYINDNGEVVVTGVTNGISYAYFWSESMGLQNISSTLQNSAGVSALLVKGFNNRREIIASGYVGSVYKFNLLLTPVPEPSELIVLGVGLVGIALRRRKKHQRR from the coding sequence ATGCGTGAGGTGGCATTGCCTGGCGAGAGCGCTGTGTACATTTCTGGCATCAACAACGCGGGTCAGATGTCAGCTAAGGGCCAAACGTCGCAGGGTGTCTACCGAGTCAACACCAATGGTCAAGTGGAATTCGCTCCTCAGTCGGTTCACCAACATCAGTACTTCAACACAGGAGGAATAAACGAAGCCGGAGATGTGGTCGTTTATGGCAATCCACTACCCGGATCTGGCCGAACCAAAATGAGCTATTGGACTCCTGGAGTGGGAATGTCGGATCTACTTGTTGAAGACAACGGGCAGAACTACGAATTCCAATCCTATGCGATGAATAGTTCCCATATGGCGGTCGGGCGAGCAGAATATGGCGGACCGGACAATTCCAACGGCACAATCGGCAAGGCGATGTACTACTCACCGAGTAGTAGCGCACTACTTGATCCCGGATACTGGGACGGTTACAACTTGGCCAGAGACATCGATGAAGCTGGGACCATAGTCGGCTGTGTAAATTTCAATCCGATTCGGTGGAATCCTGATGGTAGCTACACCACCATTGCCGTTGCGGGGCATTTCGGAGTTGCTAGTAGCATCAACTCCAGCGGCATGATCAGTGGCGTAATCAGCAACTCCACACGAAGATTCCTGGCAATCTGGAACGCTTCTGGTCAATTAGTTCAGAAAATCGATATCGGTAACCGAAGAACCGTTGCGAATCCATTAAGTGAACTTAGTTACATCAATGATAACGGGGAGGTTGTTGTAACTGGGGTAACGAATGGAATTTCATATGCCTATTTCTGGTCAGAATCAATGGGACTACAAAATATTTCGTCGACCCTACAAAACAGTGCTGGCGTGAGTGCACTTTTGGTCAAAGGATTTAATAACCGTAGAGAGATCATTGCTTCCGGCTACGTTGGGAGTGTCTACAAATTTAACCTCCTCCTCACCCCAGTGCCGGAGCCATCGGAACTAATCGTTCTCGGAGTTGGGCTGGTGGGCATCGCACTCCGGCGACGCAAGAAGCACCAAAGGCGCTAA
- a CDS encoding sigma-70 family RNA polymerase sigma factor, with the protein MLFRKGNSSKDRFEKMVEQVFPALFGTALRLTRDREDAHDLTQEAVVRAYEAFDKFDGRNFKAWMLRILTNLYINRYRQKKRESPSDSLEEEHVLEPVAPEGEIPDRALFDNLVESEVEQALGKLPADFRTTVLLSDVEGMTYEEIAEATKVPIGTVRSRLARGRAILRRELELYAKERGYIRQDETE; encoded by the coding sequence ATGCTGTTCCGAAAAGGGAACTCCAGTAAAGACCGATTCGAAAAGATGGTTGAACAGGTGTTTCCGGCACTGTTTGGAACGGCCCTGCGCCTCACCCGAGACCGCGAAGATGCGCACGACCTCACCCAAGAAGCGGTCGTTCGAGCCTACGAGGCGTTCGACAAGTTCGACGGGCGGAATTTCAAAGCGTGGATGCTTCGCATCCTCACGAACCTCTATATAAATAGGTATCGCCAAAAGAAGCGGGAGAGCCCGAGCGATTCCCTGGAAGAAGAGCACGTCCTCGAACCAGTCGCTCCAGAAGGCGAGATACCAGACCGAGCCCTATTTGACAACCTCGTCGAAAGCGAAGTAGAACAAGCGCTTGGCAAACTGCCCGCCGATTTCCGAACAACAGTCCTGCTCTCCGATGTGGAAGGCATGACTTATGAGGAGATCGCCGAGGCGACGAAGGTTCCAATCGGAACGGTTCGATCAAGACTAGCAAGAGGACGGGCAATTTTGCGAAGAGAATTGGAACTCTACGCCAAAGAACGTGGTTACATACGACAGGACGAAACAGAATGA